Proteins from one Phaenicophaeus curvirostris isolate KB17595 chromosome 18, BPBGC_Pcur_1.0, whole genome shotgun sequence genomic window:
- the NFS1 gene encoding cysteine desulfurase, which yields MLLWRRLAAPRGPALRRLSGSTRAPAPRPLYMDVQATTPLDPRVLDSMLPYLTAYYGNPHSRTHAYGWESEAAMEKARRQVADLIGADSREIIFTSGATESNNMAIKGVARFYKARKKHIITTQTEHKCVLDSCRSLESEGFRVTYLPVKKNGLIDLKELKAAFQPDTSLVSVMTVNNEIGVRQPVGDIGEICREHKVFFHTDAAQAIGKIPMDVNDMKIDLMSISGHKIYGPKGVGAIYVRRRPRVRLEPLQSGGGQERGLRSGTVPTPLAVGLGAACEVAQQEMEYDHKRISQLAERLVTKIMSEVPDVVMNGDREHRYPGCINLSFAYVEGESLLMALKDVALSSGSACTSASLEPSYVLRAIGTDEDLAHSSIRFGIGRFTTEEEVDYTVQKCIQHVKRLREMSPLWEMVQDGIDLKSIKWTQH from the exons ATGCTGCTGTGGCGGCGCCTGGCGGCCCCGCGGGGCCCAGCCCTGAGGCGCCTCTCGGGCAGCACgcgggccccggccccgcggccgcTCTACATGGACGTGCAGGCCACCACCCCGCTG GATCCCAGGGTCCTGGACAGCATGCTGCCCTACCTGACAGCCTACTACGGCAACCCCCACTCCAGGACACACGCCTACGGCTGGGAGAGTGAGGCCGCCATGGAAAAGGCGAGGAGG CAAGTTGCGGATCTGATAGGAGCCGATTCAAGGGAAATCATATTTACCAGCGGTGCAACTGAATCAAATAATATGGCAATTAAG GGTGTTGCGAGGTTCTATAAAGCCAGGAAAAAGCACATCATCACCACGCAAACGGAGCACAAGTGCGTTTTGGATTCGTGCCGTTCCTTGGAGTCAGAAGGGTTTCGGGTCACATATctgcctgttaaaaaaaatgggcTCATAGACTTGAAG GAGCTGAAGGCTGCATTCCAGCCAGACACAAGTCTGGTTTCTGTAATGACTGTGAACAATGAAATCGGAGTAAGGCAGCCAGTTGGTGACATTG GTGAGATCTGCCGTGAACATAAGGTTTTCTTCCACACAGATGCTGCACAAGCGATTGGTAAAATCCCTATGGATGTCAACGACATGAAAATTGATCTAATGAGCATCAGCGGCCATAAAATTTATGGGCCCAAAG GGGTTGGTGCTATCTATGTTCGCCGTCGACCGCGTGTCAGGCTGGAGCCCCTGCAGAGTGGCGGGGGTCAGGAGAGAGGGCTGCGGTCCGGGACCGTGCCCACGCCtctggcagtggggctgggggcggccTGCGAGGTGGCACAGCAAGAGATGGAG TACGACCACAAGCGAATCTCACAACTGGCAGAGCGACTGGTTACAAAAATAATGAGTGAAGTTCCGGATGTGGTTATGAATGGAGATAGAGAGCATCGCTATCCAG GATGCATCAATTTATCTTTTGCATATGTGGAAGGGGAGAGTCTTCTGATGGCCCTGAAAGACGTGGCGCTGTCTTCAGGAAG tgCTTGCACGTCAGCTTCTCTGGAGCCTTCCTATGTTTTGCGGGCGATTGGAACAGATGAAGACTTGGCTCACTCGTCTATAAG ATTTGGCATTGGTCGTTTCACTACAGAGGAAGAAGTAGATTATACAGTGCAGAAGTGCATCCAGCATGTTaagaggctgagggaaatgAG CCCCCTCTGGGAAATGGTGCAGGATGGAATCGACCTCAAGAGCATTAAAtggactcagcactga
- the ROMO1 gene encoding reactive oxygen species modulator 1, with protein MPVTVGPYGQSQPSCFDRVKMGFMMGFAVGMAAGALFGTFSCLRIGMRGRELMGGVGKTMMQSGGTFGTFMAIGMGIRC; from the exons ATGCCTGTGACCGTGGGCCCGTATGGGCAGTCGCAGCCCAGCTGCTTCGACAGAGTGAAGATGGGATTCATGATGGGCTTTGCTGTCGGCATGGCAGCAGGAGCGCTGTTCGGCACCTTCTCCTGCCTCAG GATCGGCATGCGAGGACGAGAGCTGATGGGTGGAGTTGGCAAAACAATGATGCAAAGCGGAGGGACGTTTGGGACATTCATGGCTATTGGAATGGGAATCCGCTGCTAA